The DNA segment TGCATCGCAATACCTGTCACCACTATGGCGGCCGCATTCCGGAGCCTTATCTCAATATGCTCCTGAACGCCCGACGGGACAAGCAGCCGGTGATTCTGGTCACCGCTTACTACGGCCCGTTTGATCTCCTGCCCTTGTTCCTTGGCTGTAACGGCGTTCGCGCGACGGTGGTCTATCGGCCGCACCGCAACGCCGGCTTCGACGCCTATCGACGGCGGATTCGAGAGCGCGGCGGCTGTGAACTCGTCCCGTTGGATCGGGCGAGCAACCGCATTGCCCAACGACTGGAAGAAGGCCGGACGGTCGCCATTCTTGCCGACCACCATGCCGAGCGGCGAGGATTGCCCGCGACTTTCCTGGGACTGCCTACCATGGCTTTGCGATCGGTGGGATGGCTTGCGCATCATTACCGCGCCGCTGTGGCCGTCGCGGGCATCCGGCGGGTTGGTCAGAAGTTCCGGTTTGAGATCGTCGTCTCTGGCGTCATCCAGCCGAGCGACTGGGCCTCGGCCGAGGATCCGGTGGCGTACATCACCACGCAGTACCTCGCGGCCTTGGAGAGGATTATCCTTTCAGAACCCATCCAATACCTCTGGAGCTACGCGCGTTGGGGGGAGGCGACGGCCCGAAGACTCGCAGAGAGCCCGGATCCAGCCGGATCCGGCGGCTCAACCACACCGGTCACAGCGAAACGATAGTGCTGTTCTTATCTTCGGGTGCCGAAGCGATCGAGTGTCCAACCGGCGAACCCGGAGCACGCGGTTGGCCGGACGGGCGCGGTCCTCGCCGCCGCCTCCCGCCAGCTTGTACATTCTGCCTCGCATCCCTACAATCTGCACCCCGGTGAACAACGGGCTCGCGTGTTCGGAGCCCCAGCCACCGCAAGACAGAGCAACAGGAGCACCATGTATGAAGATCTCGCAGCGCGTCCAAGAACTTGAGGAATCCGCGACCTTGGCCGTCAGCGCAAAGGCTGCCGCCATGAAGAAGCAGGGGATCAACGTCGTCGGCTTCGGGGCTGGAGAGCCCGACTTCCCCACGCCTGTCAATGTCCGCAATGCCTGCAAGGCCGCCTTGGACGCCGGCCACACCAAATACGCCAGCCCGTCCTCCGGTATCCCGGCCGCCAAGGAGGCGGTGTGCTCCAAGCTCAAGCGGGAAAACAACTTGGAATACAAACCGTCCCAGGTCATGATTACCGTCGGCGGCAAGGAAGCTCTCTACCTGGCGAGCATGAGCCTGCTCGACCCCGGCGACGAGGCCATCCTGCCGGCCCCATATTGGGTCAGCTATCCCGAGCAGATCAAGCTCTGCGGAGCCAAGCCGGTCATCATCGAGGGCAAGGAGTCCAACAACTTCAAGGTCACCCCCGACCAGATTGCCAAAGCCATCACCGCCAAAACACGGGTGCTGATTTTCAACTCGCCCAGCAACCCCGGCGGCTTCACCTACGCGCCCGACGAGGTCCGGGCGATCGCCAAGCTCCTGGCCGACAAGGACATCATCGTCTTCAGCGACGAGATGTACGACCGCCTGATCTACGGCAACCAGCGCTTCCTGAGCTTTGCCGCCTGCAGCCCGGAGAACTACGCCAAGACGCTGACCTTCAACGCCGGCTCCAAAACCTACTCGATGACCGGTTGGCGCGTCGGTTACGTGGCCGGGCCAGAGCCGATCATCAAGGCCATGGCCAAGCTCCAGAGCCAGACCACGAGCGGTACTGCAACGTTTTGTCAGCACGCCCTGGTCGAGGCCTTGAGCGGTGATCAGTCCGAGGTCGAAAAGATGCGCAAGGAGTTCGAGCGCCGAGCCGAGTACATGCACCAACGCCTCAATGGCATCAAGGGCGTCACGTGTGTCCAACCGACCGGCGCCTTCTACGCCTTTCCAAACGTGTCGGGGGCGTTCGCCGCCCTGGGTGTCAAGGGTTCGCTGGATTTCTCTGCCAAAGTGCTCGAACGAGCCCACGTGGCGGTCGTGCCGGGCATCGCCTTCGGCCTCGATGACTACGTCCGTCTGTCCTTCGCTACCAGCATGGAGCAGATCCGCGAAGGCTGCGACCGGCTGGAGAAGCTGCTGGGGAAAAAGTAGATCGACACTATATGACCGTGCGCGATTCGGCGACGGCGGAAAGCCGCTGTTCCCTGCCTTTCCTGGTGGTTCGCGGGAGCTTTGCCGCAAGATTGCGCACGGTCATTCAGACTGCGCGGTTCGAGAGTTGATACAAAAAAGGTGGCCCCGTTGCCGAGGCCACCTCGTCACGAAACCTCGTATGAAGGAGGTCTGAAACTAAACCGACCCGCAATCGTTACGGCAGCACGCCGCCACATGCAGGATCTGCGGTAATGCCCGATCCGCTGGCGCAGGCCTCGAACGCCGACCAGTCGTCGGTGTCGACGTCGCCGTCGGGCGCACCGGCCGGATGCGCGTCGAAGCACGCGCAGGCGGGCTCCGCCGGCAGATTCGCCCCGATGCACACCTGGAACAGCGCGAAATCGGCCTGGTCAACATC comes from the Phycisphaerae bacterium genome and includes:
- a CDS encoding pyridoxal phosphate-dependent aminotransferase, yielding MKISQRVQELEESATLAVSAKAAAMKKQGINVVGFGAGEPDFPTPVNVRNACKAALDAGHTKYASPSSGIPAAKEAVCSKLKRENNLEYKPSQVMITVGGKEALYLASMSLLDPGDEAILPAPYWVSYPEQIKLCGAKPVIIEGKESNNFKVTPDQIAKAITAKTRVLIFNSPSNPGGFTYAPDEVRAIAKLLADKDIIVFSDEMYDRLIYGNQRFLSFAACSPENYAKTLTFNAGSKTYSMTGWRVGYVAGPEPIIKAMAKLQSQTTSGTATFCQHALVEALSGDQSEVEKMRKEFERRAEYMHQRLNGIKGVTCVQPTGAFYAFPNVSGAFAALGVKGSLDFSAKVLERAHVAVVPGIAFGLDDYVRLSFATSMEQIREGCDRLEKLLGKK
- a CDS encoding lysophospholipid acyltransferase family protein — encoded protein: MSQRAGRHSPLLRWVIPLSNAYRRMLAIVLGLVGPRVAYRVTGRLARILYRSLQPVRARSEAQCRAALGERVPSEDIPRIAEASFVHRIWNLTDLMLADRLLHRNTCHHYGGRIPEPYLNMLLNARRDKQPVILVTAYYGPFDLLPLFLGCNGVRATVVYRPHRNAGFDAYRRRIRERGGCELVPLDRASNRIAQRLEEGRTVAILADHHAERRGLPATFLGLPTMALRSVGWLAHHYRAAVAVAGIRRVGQKFRFEIVVSGVIQPSDWASAEDPVAYITTQYLAALERIILSEPIQYLWSYARWGEATARRLAESPDPAGSGGSTTPVTAKR